A stretch of the Chlorobiota bacterium genome encodes the following:
- a CDS encoding N-6 DNA methylase, with protein MFEQTFKNIDDILHKDAGCGSELDYVEQTSWVLFLKYLDDLEKDKATAAELTGKTYTPIIDAEFQWNNWAAPKKKKADSELLELDHHKALTGDDLSDFVNIKLFPYLKKFKSDAESADTIEYKIGEIFSELKNRIQSGYNLREVINRIDELRFRTHAEKHEMSHLYEDKIKNMGNAGRNGGEYYTPRPLIKTIVKIVAPEIGNKIYDGAVGSAGFLVEAYEFLRTGGVHPRPKGLSTNDMEILQKKTFYGKEKKSLAYIIGTMNMILHGVEAPNIVHTNTLAENLADIQEKDRYDIVLANPPFGGKERAEVQQNFPIKTGETASLFLQHFIKIMKAGGKAGVVIKNTFLSNTDNASVSLRKLLLESCNLNTVLDLPGGTFTGAGVKTVVLFFEKGSSTKKVWFYQLNLDRNLGKTNALNEKDLNDFIELQKTKAESENSWSIAVKDIDQSTFDLSAKNPNKKVEAALRQPQEILEQMKALDEESQLIMDNLQLIIEKGN; from the coding sequence ATGTTTGAACAAACTTTTAAAAATATAGACGACATACTGCACAAAGATGCAGGTTGTGGCAGTGAATTAGATTATGTTGAGCAGACTTCATGGGTATTATTCCTGAAATATTTGGATGATCTTGAAAAGGACAAAGCCACAGCTGCCGAACTCACCGGCAAGACCTACACACCCATCATTGATGCCGAATTTCAATGGAACAATTGGGCTGCACCCAAAAAGAAAAAAGCTGATAGTGAGCTTCTCGAACTAGATCATCACAAAGCATTAACAGGTGATGACTTATCTGACTTTGTAAATATTAAACTTTTCCCCTACCTCAAAAAATTTAAATCTGATGCCGAAAGTGCTGACACAATTGAATATAAAATTGGAGAGATTTTTAGCGAACTAAAGAACCGCATACAAAGCGGTTATAATTTGCGTGAAGTAATAAACCGTATTGACGAATTGCGTTTTAGAACCCACGCTGAAAAGCACGAAATGAGCCACTTGTATGAGGACAAGATTAAAAATATGGGCAACGCTGGGCGTAACGGTGGAGAATATTACACGCCACGACCTTTGATTAAAACCATAGTAAAAATTGTTGCACCCGAAATAGGAAACAAAATTTATGATGGTGCAGTTGGTTCAGCGGGTTTCTTGGTGGAAGCATACGAATTTCTTCGTACGGGTGGGGTTCACCCCCGCCCCAAAGGCTTATCCACCAATGATATGGAAATCCTACAAAAAAAAACTTTTTACGGCAAAGAGAAAAAATCATTGGCTTACATCATTGGCACAATGAATATGATTTTGCACGGTGTGGAAGCACCAAACATTGTGCATACAAACACACTTGCTGAAAACCTTGCCGACATACAGGAAAAAGACCGTTACGATATTGTGTTAGCTAATCCGCCATTTGGAGGAAAAGAAAGAGCAGAAGTGCAGCAAAACTTCCCAATAAAAACTGGCGAAACCGCCAGTTTGTTTTTGCAGCACTTTATTAAAATTATGAAGGCAGGTGGTAAAGCAGGTGTGGTAATTAAAAACACTTTTTTGAGCAATACCGACAACGCCTCTGTGAGTTTGCGAAAGTTGCTACTTGAAAGCTGCAACCTGAATACCGTATTAGATTTGCCGGGCGGAACTTTTACAGGTGCAGGCGTAAAAACAGTAGTGTTGTTTTTTGAAAAAGGTTCTTCAACTAAAAAGGTTTGGTTTTACCAACTGAACTTAGATAGAAATTTGGGCAAGACCAATGCCTTGAACGAAAAAGATTTGAATGACTTTATTGAACTGCAAAAAACAAAAGCCGAAAGCGAAAACTCTTGGAGCATAGCAGTAAAAGACATTGACCAAAGCACCTTTGACCTTAGCGCCAAAAACCCCAATAAAAAAGTTGAAGCTGCCCTACGCCAACCGCAAGAAATTTTAGAACAAATGAAAGCCTTGGATGAAGAGTCTCAATTGATAATGGACAATTTACAATTGATAATTGAAAAGGGTAATTAA
- a CDS encoding MBL fold metallo-hydrolase translates to MKIEQIYTGCLAQGAYYITSNGEAAIIDPLRETKPYIDRITNDGVKLKYIFETHFHADFVSGHLDLSNLTDADIVYGPNANPNFKSIIAYDNQEFEIGDIKIKVLHTPGHTLESSTYLLIDEFGNDYCIFSGDTLFLGDVGRPDLAQKTGSITVEDLAGLLYESLINKIMPLPDNIIVYPAHGAGSACGKNMMKETLDTLGNQKRMNYALNQPDKETFIKAVTNGLLTPPGYFSMNVAMNKNGYNSFSNVLKKGLTGLSIDEFEQMIEFNNAIILDTRDSSEFSKCFIPNSINIGINGDFAPWVGTLISDVNQNIVLVTEIGKEEESVTRLARVGFDNQLGYLVGGINNWLENGKESDKVNRITANEFAENIKDKNELIIDVRKESEYETGHLINSSNKPLNEINNWINELNPNSHFYIHCAGGYRSMIASSILLSRGYRNFSEIEGGYSEILKSNLLEPIK, encoded by the coding sequence ATGAAGATTGAGCAGATATATACTGGTTGTTTGGCACAAGGGGCTTATTACATAACAAGCAACGGTGAGGCTGCTATAATTGATCCATTAAGGGAAACTAAGCCTTATATAGATAGAATTACTAATGATGGGGTGAAGCTTAAATATATTTTTGAGACTCACTTTCATGCAGATTTTGTAAGTGGACATTTAGATTTAAGCAACCTAACGGATGCAGATATTGTATATGGTCCAAATGCAAACCCTAATTTTAAAAGTATAATTGCGTATGATAATCAAGAGTTTGAAATTGGGGATATAAAAATAAAAGTACTTCATACTCCTGGGCATACTCTAGAAAGTTCAACATATTTACTAATTGATGAATTTGGAAATGATTATTGTATTTTCAGTGGTGATACACTTTTTTTGGGTGATGTAGGCAGACCAGATTTAGCTCAAAAAACTGGTAGTATAACCGTTGAAGATCTTGCTGGATTATTATATGAAAGTTTAATTAATAAAATTATGCCATTACCAGATAACATTATTGTTTATCCTGCACATGGTGCTGGTAGTGCTTGCGGTAAGAATATGATGAAAGAGACTTTAGACACCCTTGGCAATCAAAAGAGAATGAATTATGCACTCAATCAACCTGATAAAGAGACTTTTATAAAGGCAGTTACAAATGGTTTATTAACACCTCCAGGATATTTTAGTATGAATGTTGCAATGAATAAAAATGGATATAATAGTTTTTCGAATGTGTTAAAAAAAGGACTGACAGGATTAAGTATTGATGAATTTGAACAAATGATTGAATTTAATAATGCAATAATTCTTGACACTCGTGACTCTAGTGAATTTAGTAAATGTTTTATTCCAAATTCAATTAACATTGGTATTAACGGAGATTTTGCTCCTTGGGTTGGTACATTAATTTCAGATGTAAATCAAAATATAGTTTTAGTAACTGAAATTGGGAAAGAAGAAGAATCTGTAACTAGGTTAGCTCGAGTTGGGTTTGATAATCAATTAGGATATTTAGTTGGTGGAATTAATAATTGGTTGGAAAATGGCAAAGAGTCTGACAAAGTAAATAGGATAACGGCAAACGAATTTGCTGAGAATATAAAAGATAAAAATGAACTTATAATTGATGTAAGAAAAGAGAGCGAGTATGAAACTGGTCATTTAATAAATTCTTCAAACAAACCTCTTAATGAAATAAATAATTGGATTAATGAATTGAATCCAAATTCACATTTTTATATTCACTGTGCTGGGGGTTATAGAAGTATGATTGCTTCGAGTATATTGCTTTCAAGAGGATATAGAAATTTTTCAGAAATTGAAGGTGGTTATAGTGAGATATTAAAATCTAATTTGTTAGAACCCATAAAATAA
- a CDS encoding restriction endonuclease subunit S — protein MIAELEIPLPPLPEQQRIVAILNEAFAAIAKAKANAEQNLKNAKELFESYLQGVFENKGEGWKEKKLGEICELINRGVSPKYLEKDGVIVLNQKCIRDHKISFEQSRFHDGVLKKISPEKMVKLGDVLINSTGTGTLGRVAQVREELKNVTVDSHVTIVRPITDLFFIDFFGWALIFIEEEISKRGEGCGGQTELARNTLKNEFIICFPKSIKEQQTIVQKLDALSAETKKLEIIYQQKINDLDELKKSILQKAFNGELAEPKTVNNN, from the coding sequence ATGATAGCTGAGTTGGAAATTCCTCTTCCACCTCTTCCCGAGCAACAACGCATTGTAGCCATATTAAATGAAGCCTTTGCCGCCATAGCCAAGGCAAAAGCCAATGCCGAACAAAACCTCAAAAACGCCAAAGAACTTTTTGAAAGTTATTTGCAAGGGGTGTTTGAGAATAAAGGAGAAGGTTGGAAGGAGAAGAAACTAGGAGAGATTTGCGAATTGATTAATCGTGGCGTTTCTCCAAAGTATCTTGAAAAAGATGGAGTAATTGTTTTAAACCAAAAATGTATTCGTGACCATAAAATAAGTTTTGAGCAATCACGATTTCACGATGGAGTTTTAAAGAAAATTAGCCCAGAAAAAATGGTTAAACTTGGTGATGTGCTTATAAATTCTACTGGAACAGGGACATTAGGAAGAGTAGCTCAAGTAAGAGAAGAATTGAAAAATGTTACAGTTGATTCTCACGTTACTATTGTTAGACCAATTACGGATTTGTTTTTTATAGACTTCTTCGGTTGGGCTTTAATTTTTATTGAAGAGGAAATTTCTAAAAGAGGCGAAGGTTGCGGTGGGCAAACAGAATTGGCAAGAAATACTTTAAAAAATGAATTCATTATTTGTTTTCCAAAATCAATAAAGGAACAACAAACTATCGTTCAAAAATTGGATGCCTTATCAGCTGAAACCAAAAAATTAGAAATCATTTATCAGCAAAAAATAAATGATTTAGATGAGTTGAAAAAGAGTATTTTGCAAAAGGCTTTCAATGGTGAGCTTGCCGAACCAAAAACAGTAAACAACAATTAA
- a CDS encoding Fic family protein, protein MRGLDKKSLENAYRLFETGDIDKIEIGTTKGLQHLHKYLFDGLFDFAGKIRTHNISKGGFRFATAFYLQDILAKVELLPENTFEEIITKYVEMNIAHPFMEGNGRTMRIWLDMILKKRLQKLVNWQFVSKELYLQAMERSPINDLELRTLLVANLTDEINNREIIFKGIEQSYYYEGYEKGNDDE, encoded by the coding sequence ATGAGAGGCTTAGATAAAAAAAGTTTAGAAAACGCTTATCGCCTTTTTGAAACTGGCGACATTGACAAAATTGAAATTGGCACAACCAAAGGCTTACAGCATTTACACAAATACTTGTTTGATGGACTGTTTGACTTTGCAGGTAAAATACGAACCCACAACATTTCAAAAGGCGGTTTCCGTTTTGCAACGGCTTTTTATTTGCAAGATATTTTGGCAAAAGTGGAACTTTTGCCCGAAAACACATTTGAAGAAATTATTACCAAATATGTAGAAATGAATATTGCTCACCCTTTTATGGAAGGCAACGGCAGAACAATGAGAATATGGCTTGATATGATTTTGAAAAAACGCTTGCAAAAATTGGTAAACTGGCAGTTTGTAAGCAAAGAACTTTACCTGCAAGCAATGGAACGCAGCCCCATTAACGATTTGGAATTAAGAACCTTGCTTGTAGCCAATTTAACGGACGAAATAAACAACCGAGAAATTATTTTTAAGGGCATAGAACAATCCTACTATTATGAAGGCTACGAAAAAGGAAACGATGATGAATAA
- a CDS encoding four helix bundle protein, which produces MKENIIKNKSFAFALRIVKAYQFLCEQKKEYVLSKQMLRSGTSIGAMVREAEQAESSADFVHKMAIALKEANETEYWIELLEQSNYLEEKISLSLKSDLTEILKLLTSIIKSTKNNAKK; this is translated from the coding sequence ATGAAAGAGAACATCATTAAAAATAAGTCGTTTGCTTTCGCTTTGAGAATTGTAAAAGCGTATCAATTTCTGTGTGAGCAGAAAAAGGAATATGTATTGAGCAAACAAATGCTTAGAAGTGGAACAAGTATTGGAGCAATGGTTCGTGAAGCTGAACAAGCAGAAAGCAGTGCTGACTTTGTGCATAAAATGGCAATAGCATTGAAGGAAGCCAACGAAACCGAATATTGGATTGAGTTGCTGGAACAATCAAACTATTTAGAAGAAAAAATAAGTCTTTCATTGAAATCAGATTTGACAGAAATATTGAAACTCTTAACCTCAATTATAAAATCCACAAAAAATAATGCGAAAAAATAA
- a CDS encoding ABC transporter ATP-binding protein: MSDIVLESKKIVKYFKDPVTVKALNDISFSINKSEFVSITGKSGCGKSTLLYILSTMDTDYEGELFIDNELINGKSESELSKIRNEKIGFVFQFHYLLNEFSVVKNVMLPGLKLQKYSDKEVEFRAIEKLKTLGIEKLAMKKANQLSGGEKQRVAIARALINDPLIIMGDEPTGNLDKKNSDIVFDIFKQLADEFKQTLLIVTHDQSFADNTNRIIVMEDGMIIN, from the coding sequence ATGTCTGATATAGTTCTTGAATCAAAAAAAATAGTGAAATATTTTAAAGACCCAGTTACTGTAAAGGCTTTAAATGATATTAGTTTTTCAATTAATAAAAGTGAGTTTGTTTCTATAACTGGAAAATCTGGATGCGGGAAATCTACTTTATTATATATATTATCAACAATGGATACTGATTACGAAGGTGAATTATTTATTGATAATGAATTGATAAATGGTAAATCGGAATCAGAGTTATCTAAAATTAGAAATGAAAAAATTGGATTTGTTTTTCAATTTCATTATCTGCTAAATGAATTCTCAGTTGTAAAGAATGTAATGTTACCAGGATTGAAATTACAAAAATATTCTGATAAGGAAGTTGAATTTAGAGCAATAGAAAAACTCAAGACCTTAGGAATTGAAAAGCTTGCAATGAAAAAAGCTAATCAACTTTCTGGTGGTGAAAAACAAAGAGTTGCAATTGCTCGGGCATTGATAAATGATCCTTTAATTATTATGGGTGATGAACCTACTGGCAACTTAGATAAAAAAAATAGTGATATTGTTTTTGATATTTTCAAACAACTTGCTGATGAGTTTAAACAAACATTACTTATAGTTACTCACGATCAATCTTTTGCAGATAATACCAACAGAATAATTGTTATGGAAGATGGAATGATTATTAATTAG
- a CDS encoding DUF2461 domain-containing protein, with protein MIYFENRFIDFFNQLKENNNKVWFDANRNSYETFVKKPFFEFVNEFIHNIQVHDPRIQVTASDSIMRINKDIRFSKDKTPYKNNVAALISLKGKKNKSFPGLFFQISAEFVEIYSGVYQPDKDQLNSIREYIATNGKEFSNAYSDKNFIKKFGLIQGEKSKRIPAQFTDAIVKEPYISNKQFYFSAKQKSEIILKENFMEIMMDYYLSGKILSDFLEKAINI; from the coding sequence ATGATTTACTTCGAAAATAGATTTATTGATTTCTTCAATCAACTTAAAGAAAATAATAATAAAGTATGGTTTGATGCAAATAGGAATTCTTATGAAACCTTTGTAAAAAAGCCTTTTTTTGAATTTGTAAATGAGTTCATTCATAACATTCAAGTTCATGATCCTAGAATACAAGTAACTGCTTCCGATTCGATTATGAGAATTAATAAAGATATTAGGTTTTCTAAAGATAAAACGCCTTATAAAAATAATGTTGCAGCTTTAATCTCATTAAAAGGAAAAAAAAATAAATCATTCCCAGGATTATTTTTTCAAATCTCAGCTGAATTTGTAGAGATTTATTCTGGAGTTTATCAGCCAGATAAAGATCAACTTAATAGTATTAGAGAATATATTGCTACAAATGGTAAAGAATTTTCAAATGCATATTCTGATAAAAATTTCATAAAAAAATTTGGTTTAATTCAAGGAGAAAAATCTAAAAGGATTCCAGCCCAATTTACTGATGCAATAGTTAAAGAACCTTATATAAGTAATAAGCAATTTTATTTTTCAGCAAAGCAAAAATCTGAAATTATATTAAAAGAGAATTTTATGGAAATCATGATGGATTATTATTTATCAGGAAAAATTTTGAGTGATTTTTTGGAGAAAGCAATCAATATTTAA
- a CDS encoding ABC transporter permease, whose product MNLSLINSISISLLLARWKQSLVAAVGVTFSITMFIALLGFMNGLNDLLDGLILNRTAHIRLYNDIKPNLNQPINLSKDYLKSYNFISSLKSSGSRIEIYNSNAIMNALKKDPRVLGVAPKIIAPVLYNAGTIDITGTVSGIDVIEESKLFFFNDYIRKGDPMNLKNEGNSIILGVGVADKLLAELGDIIQVTTSKGDRLALKVVGFFQSGIQDIDKVQSYASIATTQKLLGKSSSYITDIQIKIKDLKQAPTVALEYKKLFNTDAVDIQTANSQFETGSNIRTLISYVVGITLLIVAGFGIYNILNMMIYEKMDTIAILKATGFSGKDVKKVFINIAMSIGVFGGLFGLLFGLILSLIIDTIPFNNAGLPTIKTFPVNYNPIFYIIGIVFSIVTTYLAGFFPARKSSKIDPVIIIRGK is encoded by the coding sequence ATGAACTTATCATTGATAAATTCAATTTCTATTTCCCTTCTTTTAGCAAGATGGAAACAATCTTTAGTTGCAGCTGTTGGGGTTACTTTTAGCATTACAATGTTTATTGCATTGTTAGGTTTTATGAATGGGCTAAATGATTTGCTTGATGGGCTGATTTTAAACAGAACTGCACACATAAGGCTATACAATGATATCAAGCCTAATTTGAACCAACCAATTAATTTATCGAAAGACTATTTAAAAAGTTATAATTTTATCAGTTCTTTAAAATCTAGTGGTAGTAGAATTGAAATTTATAATAGTAACGCAATAATGAATGCCCTGAAAAAAGACCCAAGAGTATTAGGGGTTGCTCCGAAAATTATTGCACCTGTATTGTATAATGCTGGAACAATTGATATTACAGGAACTGTTAGTGGAATTGATGTAATTGAAGAAAGTAAATTATTTTTTTTCAATGATTACATTAGAAAAGGAGATCCTATGAATTTGAAAAATGAGGGTAACAGTATAATTTTGGGTGTTGGAGTTGCAGATAAATTACTTGCTGAATTAGGAGACATTATTCAAGTAACAACTTCAAAAGGTGACAGGTTAGCTTTAAAGGTTGTAGGATTTTTTCAATCTGGTATTCAAGATATTGATAAAGTTCAAAGTTATGCTTCAATTGCCACAACTCAAAAATTGTTGGGTAAATCAAGCAGTTATATTACCGATATACAAATTAAAATTAAAGACTTAAAACAAGCACCAACAGTTGCATTAGAATATAAAAAATTGTTCAATACTGATGCTGTAGATATTCAAACTGCGAACTCACAATTTGAAACGGGATCTAACATAAGAACTTTGATTTCTTATGTTGTTGGAATTACTTTATTGATAGTTGCTGGGTTTGGAATTTACAATATTTTAAACATGATGATTTATGAAAAAATGGATACAATTGCAATTTTAAAAGCAACAGGATTTTCTGGAAAAGATGTAAAAAAAGTATTCATAAACATTGCTATGAGTATTGGAGTTTTTGGTGGTTTATTTGGTTTGCTTTTTGGGTTAATATTATCTTTAATAATTGACACAATTCCATTTAACAACGCTGGATTACCTACAATTAAAACTTTCCCGGTAAACTATAACCCAATTTTCTATATAATTGGAATAGTTTTCTCTATTGTTACCACATACTTAGCTGGTTTTTTTCCAGCAAGAAAATCAAGCAAAATTGATCCAGTAATAATTATTCGTGGCAAATAA
- a CDS encoding efflux RND transporter periplasmic adaptor subunit, with translation MSSLLKFFRFKHKIIILNILIIFSLIIQSCSKPIDSIKPKVGLITESVYASGIIKSKNQYMVYSTVAGIIQSVLVKKGDVVKKGDPLFIIKNETSKINTENAKISTEFANRNINGDKVNELKNAIENAKSKLLNDSLLLTRQKELWDQQVGSKFDLEQRELAFTNSKNNYLSAIFRLNDLKRQLNFNAEQSKKQLAISKTIAKDYTIRSLVDGKIYSITKEQGELVSSQSPIAIIGNSDNFSSELQVDEKDIVQVKIGQVVFLSLDSYKGEVFEGLVNFINPIMNDRTKTFTVEIEFTKQPPQLFPNLTTEANIVIAKKENAITIPRSYLIDDSLVLMENKEKRKIEIGLKDFERVEILSGIKSEETIMKPTK, from the coding sequence ATGAGTTCATTATTAAAATTTTTTAGATTCAAACACAAAATTATTATCTTGAATATTTTAATAATATTTAGTTTGATTATTCAATCATGCAGTAAACCAATTGACTCTATAAAGCCTAAAGTTGGATTAATTACTGAATCAGTTTATGCTTCTGGAATAATTAAAAGTAAAAATCAATATATGGTTTATTCAACAGTTGCGGGCATTATACAAAGTGTGTTAGTTAAAAAAGGTGATGTAGTAAAAAAAGGAGATCCATTATTTATTATTAAAAATGAGACCTCAAAAATTAATACTGAAAATGCAAAAATATCAACTGAATTTGCAAACAGAAATATTAATGGTGACAAAGTAAATGAGCTTAAAAATGCAATAGAAAATGCTAAAAGCAAACTCTTAAATGATTCTCTTTTGTTAACTAGACAAAAGGAATTATGGGATCAACAAGTAGGTTCAAAATTTGATTTAGAACAAAGAGAATTAGCTTTTACCAATTCAAAGAATAATTATTTATCTGCTATTTTTAGGTTAAATGATTTAAAAAGACAATTAAATTTTAATGCTGAACAATCTAAAAAACAATTGGCAATCAGTAAAACAATTGCCAAAGATTATACAATTAGAAGTTTAGTAGATGGTAAAATTTATAGCATTACAAAAGAGCAAGGTGAATTGGTTAGTTCGCAAAGTCCAATTGCAATAATAGGTAACTCAGATAATTTTAGCAGTGAATTGCAAGTAGATGAAAAGGATATAGTTCAAGTTAAAATTGGTCAAGTTGTTTTTTTATCTTTAGATAGTTACAAAGGAGAAGTATTTGAGGGATTAGTGAACTTTATTAACCCTATTATGAATGATAGAACAAAAACATTTACAGTTGAAATTGAATTTACAAAGCAACCTCCACAACTATTTCCTAATTTAACAACTGAAGCTAACATTGTTATAGCAAAAAAAGAAAATGCTATTACAATTCCTAGATCATATTTAATTGACGACTCATTAGTTTTAATGGAAAATAAAGAAAAAAGAAAAATTGAAATAGGTTTGAAAGATTTTGAGAGAGTAGAAATATTAAGTGGAATAAAATCTGAAGAAACAATTATGAAACCTACTAAATGA
- a CDS encoding Fic family protein: MINQTTKNKIEALHQQYINLATGNEPLLKEIALAEIPEMVYNSNAIENSTLSLEDTEKILAGSSLERKVNVREVYEAKNLAILTETLLEKNKSKFNIKLILGLHKTLLTHIDDKIAGRFRSGKEWVRVGNHLGANPQFVVTIIQELVDNYNQNKTSYFLDAIAHFHAEFETIHPFVDGNGRMGRLLINLQLMNAGYPPIIIQNKSKNTEYYPLFPQYQSTMKFGGFTQLFASLMQETLHKRITILTAKKIIPVSIWASQNAIKPNVAANKAKRQTIPAFRMREKWMIAEEFKPTKQ; the protein is encoded by the coding sequence ATGATAAACCAAACAACAAAAAATAAAATAGAGGCATTGCATCAGCAATACATAAACTTGGCAACGGGCAATGAGCCTTTGCTAAAAGAAATTGCCCTTGCCGAAATTCCCGAAATGGTTTATAACTCAAATGCAATAGAAAACTCAACACTTAGTTTAGAAGATACCGAAAAAATTCTTGCAGGTAGCAGTTTAGAGCGGAAAGTAAATGTAAGAGAGGTGTACGAAGCCAAAAATTTGGCAATACTGACCGAAACCTTATTAGAAAAAAACAAATCAAAATTCAATATCAAACTGATTTTAGGTTTACATAAAACATTGCTTACACACATTGACGACAAAATTGCAGGTAGGTTTCGCAGTGGAAAAGAATGGGTAAGGGTTGGCAATCACTTGGGAGCAAATCCGCAGTTTGTAGTTACTATAATACAAGAGTTGGTGGACAATTACAACCAAAATAAAACCAGCTATTTTTTAGATGCTATTGCACACTTTCACGCAGAGTTTGAAACCATTCACCCTTTTGTAGATGGAAATGGACGAATGGGCAGATTGCTTATTAACTTACAGTTAATGAATGCAGGGTATCCTCCTATAATAATTCAAAACAAAAGCAAAAACACGGAATACTATCCACTGTTTCCCCAGTACCAATCAACGATGAAATTTGGAGGTTTTACCCAGTTGTTTGCCTCTTTAATGCAAGAAACATTGCACAAACGAATAACCATTCTTACAGCAAAAAAAATAATTCCAGTTTCAATATGGGCATCGCAAAACGCCATTAAACCAAATGTGGCTGCTAACAAAGCCAAAAGGCAAACCATTCCTGCCTTTCGAATGCGTGAAAAATGGATGATTGCAGAAGAATTTAAACCAACCAAACAATGA